From a region of the Helianthus annuus cultivar XRQ/B chromosome 5, HanXRQr2.0-SUNRISE, whole genome shotgun sequence genome:
- the LOC118492526 gene encoding uncharacterized protein LOC118492526 has product MSDSSKVPVYLDLDELDSYRTPSIVKKEAPTATSSKPLPAPKANPRTRASTAKKRKGLEVSAPSSEGFSYDELSFTDSLEPMTSFLNKGLQHLLHLYNDACGTVAFHEARIKQLESTVADQGAIAEAKSRHYESLLKKATQEAEVKLATVQMDHDQAMINFREGIKTSAIVSLLQARIKMAYEAKETGLVCPSWPIESWVAKLKELRGKAVPLPSEAGESSKSAEVVDQAGDKKDAGADAGEDAGQDAGEDAGAEKPGKAGEDAAV; this is encoded by the exons atgtctg attccagcaaagtccCAGTCTATCTAGACCTTGACGAACTTGACAGCTATCGAACTCCTTCCATAGTCAAGAAGGAGGCTCCTACTGCTACTAGCTCCAAGCCACTCccagctcccaaggccaacccaaggacTCGTGCTTCCACGGCGAAAAAGAGGAAAGGCCTTGAAGTCAGCGCTCCAAGCTCAgaagggttctcctatgacgaACTCAGCTTCACCgattccttagagccaatgacatccttcctcaacaag ggcctccagcatttgcTCCACTTGTACAATGATGCATGTGGTACTGTCGCATTCCATGAAGCCAGGATCAAACAACTCGAAAGCACCGTTGCTGACCAAGGTGCCATCGCTGAGGCGAAGAGCCGGCACTACGAGAGCTTGCTGAAGAAGGCCACCCAAGAAGCTGAGGTCAAACTTGCCACCGTTCAAATGGATCATGATCAAGccatgatcaatttccgggaGGGAATCAAGACTTCTGCTATCGTCTCCCTGCtacaagcacgcatcaagatggcctacgaggccaaggagacGGGTCTTGTTTGTCCATCTTGGCCAATTGAATCCTGGGTGGCCAAGTTGAAGGAACTCAGAGGCAAAGCTGTGCCACTTCCATCTGAAGCCGGTGAGTCTTCCAAGTCAGCTGAGGTGGTGGAccaggctggagacaagaaggatgccggagcggatgctggtgaggatgctggacaggatgctggtgaggatgctggtgctgagaagccggggaaagcaggagaggatgccgctgtgtga